Proteins encoded within one genomic window of Mesobacillus subterraneus:
- the arcA gene encoding arginine deiminase — MQYPLNVTSEIGELKSVVLHQPGKEVENLTPKYLERLLFDDIPYLPAVQKEHDYFADVLRNRGVEVLYLEKLMEEALKTDELHQQFIDQVLNESKTNLNGSRRTVEEYLQSLSTDEMIRKVMSGVLKSEIEPEKKVHLHELLDDYYPFFLDPMPNLYFTRDPAAVIGNGVSINKMCEGARKRESLFMDFIMRHHPRFSQHDIPHWYDRDEYYPIEGGDELVLSPEVIAIGVSARTSAQAIEKLAKRIFARNDTIKKVVAVEIPKLRAYMHLDTVFTMVDHEKFTIHHGIEGPNGNMKIYILEKGMDPDTLNISERSNLTETLKEVLGLQELVLIPCGGGHEIAAAREQWNDGSNTLAIAPGVVVTYDRNYVSNDLLRKNGVEVIEIPSSELSRGRGGPRCMSMPIYRNDL, encoded by the coding sequence ATGCAATACCCTTTGAATGTAACATCCGAAATTGGCGAGTTAAAATCCGTCGTCTTACATCAGCCAGGAAAGGAAGTCGAAAACCTGACACCCAAATACCTGGAACGGCTCCTGTTTGATGATATCCCTTACCTGCCGGCGGTTCAAAAAGAGCATGATTATTTCGCCGATGTATTAAGAAACCGCGGTGTTGAAGTTCTCTATTTGGAAAAATTAATGGAAGAAGCATTAAAAACTGATGAATTACATCAACAGTTCATTGACCAAGTATTGAATGAAAGCAAAACCAATCTGAATGGCTCGAGGCGAACAGTCGAAGAGTATCTTCAGTCTCTTTCAACTGATGAAATGATCCGAAAAGTCATGTCTGGAGTTCTTAAATCCGAAATCGAGCCAGAGAAAAAAGTTCACTTACATGAGCTGCTCGATGATTACTATCCCTTCTTCCTGGATCCAATGCCAAATCTTTATTTTACAAGAGACCCGGCAGCTGTTATTGGGAATGGTGTCTCTATTAACAAGATGTGTGAAGGTGCGAGAAAAAGAGAATCTTTGTTCATGGACTTTATCATGAGGCACCATCCAAGATTCTCACAGCATGATATTCCACATTGGTATGATCGTGATGAGTATTATCCAATTGAAGGTGGCGACGAGCTGGTTCTCAGTCCTGAGGTGATTGCGATTGGGGTTAGTGCAAGAACGTCTGCACAGGCGATTGAGAAATTGGCGAAGCGGATCTTTGCAAGAAACGATACAATCAAAAAAGTAGTTGCTGTTGAAATCCCTAAATTAAGAGCCTATATGCATCTTGATACCGTCTTTACAATGGTAGATCATGAGAAATTCACAATCCATCATGGCATTGAAGGCCCTAACGGAAATATGAAAATCTATATTCTCGAAAAAGGCATGGATCCTGACACGCTTAATATATCTGAGCGCTCAAATCTGACCGAGACACTAAAAGAAGTCCTTGGCCTACAGGAGCTCGTCCTGATTCCTTGTGGCGGCGGGCATGAAATTGCAGCTGCCCGCGAACAGTGGAATGACGGCTCTAATACACTTGCGATTGCACCAGGTGTGGTCGTTACTTATGACCGTAACTATGTTTCGAATGACCTGTTGCGTAAAAATGGGGTGGAAGTCATTGAGATTCCAAGCTCGGAGCTGTCACGAGGACGCGGTGGCCCACGCTGCATGAGCATGCCAATTTATCGCAATGATCTTTAA
- a CDS encoding glycine C-acetyltransferase translates to MSSKTLDQFLNENLEDLKGKGLYNVIDPLESPNGPVITINGEEMINLSSNNYLGLATDERLKKTADEAIEKFGVGAGAVRTINGTLELHIELEEVLAKFKKTEAAIAYQSGFMCNMAAISAVMDKNDAILSDELNHASIIDGCRLSRAKIIRFNHSDMEDLRTKAKEAKESGQYNKIMVITDGVFSMDGDIAKLPEIVEIAEEFDLITYVDDAHGSGVLGEGAGTVKHFGLSDKVDFQIGTLSKAIGVVGGYVAGKQNLIDWLKVRSRPFLFSTSLTPADVAASKKAIEILMESTELNERLWENANYLKEGLQKLGFDIGHSETPITPCIIGDEVKTQQFSKRLYEEGVYAKSIVFPTVPRGTGRVRNMPSAAHTKEMLDNAISIYEKVGKELEII, encoded by the coding sequence ATGTCTAGTAAAACATTGGATCAATTTTTAAATGAAAACCTGGAGGATTTAAAAGGGAAGGGTTTATATAATGTAATCGACCCGCTTGAGAGCCCCAATGGACCGGTTATAACCATTAACGGGGAAGAGATGATCAACCTCTCCTCAAATAACTACCTTGGACTTGCTACGGATGAAAGACTGAAAAAGACTGCAGATGAAGCTATTGAAAAATTTGGAGTAGGAGCAGGTGCAGTTCGAACAATCAATGGTACACTCGAGCTCCATATTGAACTTGAGGAAGTATTGGCGAAGTTCAAGAAGACCGAAGCAGCGATTGCGTACCAATCTGGGTTCATGTGCAATATGGCTGCCATTTCAGCTGTAATGGATAAAAACGATGCCATACTTTCTGATGAACTGAACCATGCTTCAATCATCGATGGTTGCCGATTGTCCAGAGCGAAGATCATCCGCTTTAACCACTCGGATATGGAAGACCTTCGCACAAAAGCGAAGGAAGCGAAAGAGTCAGGCCAATACAATAAAATCATGGTTATTACTGACGGAGTTTTCTCAATGGACGGAGACATCGCAAAGCTTCCTGAAATTGTAGAAATAGCAGAAGAATTCGACCTCATTACCTATGTCGATGATGCACATGGTTCTGGTGTGCTTGGTGAAGGAGCTGGAACGGTTAAGCATTTCGGCCTCTCAGATAAAGTGGATTTCCAAATTGGAACTCTATCAAAGGCTATTGGCGTAGTTGGAGGATATGTTGCGGGTAAACAAAACTTGATTGATTGGCTGAAGGTTAGAAGCCGTCCGTTCCTTTTCTCAACTTCACTCACTCCGGCTGACGTTGCTGCCAGCAAAAAAGCAATCGAAATTTTGATGGAAAGCACAGAATTGAACGAGCGTTTATGGGAAAATGCAAACTATCTGAAGGAAGGACTGCAAAAACTTGGCTTCGACATTGGCCATTCTGAGACTCCAATCACTCCTTGTATCATTGGTGATGAAGTCAAGACACAGCAGTTCAGCAAAAGGCTTTATGAAGAGGGTGTATACGCTAAATCAATTGTATTCCCTACCGTACCACGCGGAACCGGCCGTGTAAGGAATATGCCTTCGGCAGCGCATACAAAGGAAATGTTAGACAATGCCATTTCCATTTATGAAAAAGTAGGCAAGGAATTAGAAATTATTTAA
- the selD gene encoding selenide, water dikinase SelD: MLSENEKIRLTSLSTKAGUGCKISPEDLTQVLRLLPAQESVPELLVGHETSDDAGVYKITEDIALIQTIDYFTPVVDDPYMFGQIAAANALSDVYAMGGEPKTVLNIVGYPIKKLGPDMLADILRGAGDKVKEAGAVTIGGHSIDDQEPKFGLSVTGVAHPGAIWKNIGAEPGDLLVLSKPIGVGILTTGIKRSAVTAEQEQAVTETMALLNKSAADALKDFTPHAVTDVTGFGLLGHGSEIARGSNVSFEISLSDVPVLDGTYELAAKGIVPGGSKSNHKWLDNDVEYQDISTEEQLVLCDAITSGGLLVSLPESEAGQYVEALKNKGLAYAAIVGKVTEKKEKLIYVKR; the protein is encoded by the coding sequence ATGTTGAGTGAAAATGAGAAAATCCGTTTGACATCACTATCAACAAAGGCAGGCTGAGGATGCAAAATTAGTCCTGAGGACTTGACGCAAGTTTTGCGTCTATTGCCAGCGCAGGAAAGTGTTCCTGAATTGCTAGTCGGACATGAGACTTCCGATGATGCAGGTGTATATAAAATTACCGAGGATATCGCCCTGATCCAAACGATTGATTACTTCACCCCTGTCGTGGACGACCCATATATGTTTGGGCAGATTGCAGCTGCGAATGCCCTGAGCGATGTTTATGCTATGGGCGGCGAACCTAAAACAGTCCTTAATATTGTAGGATATCCCATTAAAAAACTTGGTCCGGATATGCTAGCAGATATATTAAGAGGTGCTGGTGACAAAGTGAAAGAAGCTGGCGCAGTAACAATTGGCGGGCATTCAATCGATGACCAGGAACCTAAATTCGGTTTATCTGTAACGGGTGTTGCCCATCCTGGTGCCATCTGGAAAAATATCGGTGCAGAACCAGGTGACTTGCTTGTTTTATCAAAACCTATTGGAGTCGGGATCTTGACTACAGGAATCAAGCGAAGTGCAGTAACTGCGGAGCAGGAGCAGGCAGTAACCGAAACAATGGCTTTACTGAACAAATCTGCAGCAGATGCCCTAAAAGATTTCACACCACACGCGGTGACGGATGTAACAGGATTCGGACTGCTTGGGCATGGCAGTGAGATTGCTCGTGGCAGCAATGTCAGTTTTGAGATTTCATTATCGGATGTACCAGTATTAGATGGTACATATGAATTAGCTGCAAAAGGAATTGTCCCTGGGGGATCAAAATCCAACCATAAATGGCTGGATAACGATGTGGAGTATCAGGACATATCGACTGAAGAACAGTTAGTACTCTGTGACGCAATCACTTCGGGAGGACTCCTTGTTTCGCTTCCTGAAAGTGAAGCCGGGCAGTACGTGGAAGCCTTAAAAAACAAAGGGCTCGCTTACGCCGCTATAGTTGGGAAAGTCACAGAAAAGAAAGAAAAACTAATCTATGTAAAAAGGTGA
- the selA gene encoding L-seryl-tRNA(Sec) selenium transferase, which produces MKQFLRQLPAVHELQKDSRFLDLVKKHEADAELFTDLIKNVLNDIRKEIVNGDWDGPEPGTQLFVDQLFTLLDSSATENFDYTLKRIINATGTILHTNLGRARLSENAVKHVVETARNYSNLEYRLNEGERGSRHSHVESLVKKITGAEAAMVVNNNAAAVYFIMSALAKNKEVIVSRGQLVEIGGSFRISSIMEESGAHLVEVGTTNKTHLFDYENAITDDTGMILKVHTSNFKIYGFSKTVDTEELAELSSKHDKVIFYEDLGSGVLYDFTPHGIGDEPVVGEVLKMGADIVSFSGDKLLGGATGWYYRRQEGAH; this is translated from the coding sequence TTGAAACAGTTTTTAAGGCAGCTGCCAGCTGTGCATGAGCTACAGAAAGATTCCAGGTTTCTTGATTTGGTCAAGAAGCATGAAGCTGACGCTGAGCTTTTTACAGACTTAATCAAAAATGTGTTAAATGATATAAGGAAAGAAATTGTGAATGGGGATTGGGACGGGCCAGAGCCTGGTACCCAACTGTTTGTTGATCAGCTATTTACATTGCTTGATTCATCGGCAACAGAGAATTTTGACTATACTCTCAAAAGGATCATTAATGCTACTGGGACCATTTTACACACGAACCTAGGGAGGGCAAGATTGAGCGAGAATGCAGTGAAGCATGTGGTAGAAACCGCGAGGAATTATTCCAATCTTGAATATAGGTTGAATGAAGGCGAGCGCGGCTCCAGGCACAGCCATGTCGAAAGCCTTGTGAAAAAAATAACTGGAGCTGAAGCAGCGATGGTCGTGAATAATAATGCTGCTGCAGTTTATTTTATCATGAGTGCACTTGCAAAAAACAAAGAGGTCATTGTTTCACGCGGCCAGCTTGTTGAAATCGGAGGCTCATTCCGTATTTCTTCCATAATGGAGGAAAGCGGAGCTCATTTAGTGGAAGTTGGAACAACAAATAAAACACATTTGTTTGATTATGAGAATGCAATCACTGACGATACCGGCATGATTTTGAAGGTCCATACGAGTAATTTCAAAATATATGGATTCTCGAAAACTGTCGATACAGAAGAATTGGCCGAACTTTCAAGCAAGCATGACAAGGTCATTTTTTACGAAGATCTTGGGAGCGGTGTTCTCTATGATTTCACCCCCCATGGAATTGGAGACGAGCCGGTTGTCGGAGAAGTGCTGAAAATGGGTGCTGATATCGTTTCATTCAGTGGAGACAAGCTTCTTGGAGGGGCCACAGGCTGGTATTATCGCAGGCAAGAAGGAGCTCATTGA
- a CDS encoding aminotransferase class V-fold PLP-dependent enzyme translates to MEGPQAGIIAGKKELIEKLKKHQLARVVRVDKMTLAALEGTLMDYLKGVQGLSNIPTLRDLLVPLDELRARADLFARDINSLESGLKAVVSEGTSQVGGGTMPDVQLPTYLVSISHRDVSAEHIARKLRTEHSPAIVVRIQKEEVNVDLRTVTEEEEISLLNAFKQI, encoded by the coding sequence TTGGAGGGGCCACAGGCTGGTATTATCGCAGGCAAGAAGGAGCTCATTGAAAAATTAAAAAAACACCAGCTGGCCAGAGTTGTACGGGTTGATAAAATGACTCTCGCAGCTTTAGAGGGTACTCTAATGGACTATTTAAAGGGAGTGCAGGGGTTATCCAATATTCCGACACTAAGAGATTTACTTGTTCCTCTTGATGAATTGAGAGCCAGGGCTGATCTTTTTGCCAGAGATATTAATTCCCTTGAAAGTGGGCTAAAAGCGGTTGTGTCTGAAGGAACAAGTCAGGTAGGCGGAGGAACGATGCCCGATGTCCAGCTTCCAACTTATCTTGTCTCAATAAGTCATCGAGACGTTAGTGCTGAACATATTGCCAGAAAGCTCCGAACGGAACATTCTCCGGCAATTGTTGTCAGGATACAAAAGGAAGAGGTAAATGTTGATCTTCGGACCGTTACAGAAGAAGAGGAAATATCCCTTTTGAATGCTTTTAAACAAATTTAA
- a CDS encoding small acid-soluble spore protein P produces the protein MNKNDSKDMRKNAPKGDQDSQPAPLSGSKKVKNRNHSRQKHNSHHDM, from the coding sequence ATGAACAAAAATGATTCCAAAGATATGCGCAAGAATGCTCCGAAAGGCGATCAAGACAGCCAGCCTGCTCCATTAAGCGGATCGAAGAAAGTGAAAAACCGTAACCATAGTCGTCAAAAACATAACTCACATCACGATATGTAA
- the sspO gene encoding small acid-soluble spore protein O produces the protein MVKRKANHVIPGANAAKAQGTGAGYNEEMANEPLSELEKQNNKKRKKNQ, from the coding sequence GTGGTGAAAAGAAAAGCAAATCATGTCATTCCTGGAGCGAATGCTGCTAAAGCCCAAGGCACTGGCGCTGGTTATAACGAAGAAATGGCAAACGAACCATTATCTGAACTTGAGAAGCAAAACAATAAGAAGAGGAAAAAGAATCAGTAA
- the acnA gene encoding aconitate hydratase AcnA, producing MSNQDVFNARSSFEVDGKRYHYYSLEALEKAGIGKVSKLPYSVKVLLESVLRQHDGFVITKEHVENLAKWGTSEVKEVDVPFKPSRVILQDFTGVPAVVDLASLRKAMADMGGDPQKINPEKPVDLVIDHSVQVDKYGTPDALNVNMELEFERNAERYQFLSWAQKAFDNYRAVPPATGIVHQVNLEYLANVVHAVENADGEFETFPDSLVGTDSHTTMINGIGVLGWGVGGIEAEAGMLGQPSYFPVPEVVGVKLVGDMPNGATATDLALKVTQVLRSKGVVGKFVEFFGPGVVTLPLADRATVANMAPEYGATCGFFPVDGEALDYMRLTGRTEDHIKVVEAYCKENGLFFDPALEPVYTDVVEINLSEIEANLSGPKRPQDLIPLSAMQKSFKEALTAPAGNQGFGLDKKEIEKEAVVEFANGDKTTMKTGAIAIAAITSCTNTSNPYVLVGAGLVAKKAVELGMEVPKFVKTSLAPGSKVVTGYLRDSELLPYLESLGFNLVGYGCTTCIGNSGPLKPEIEKSVAESDLLVTSVLSGNRNFEGRIHPLVKANYLASPPLVVAYALAGTVDVDLQNDPIGKDKDGNDVFFKDIWPSTEEVNEVVHRVVTPELFRREYETVFTDNEKWNEIQTNSDPLYTFDEDSTYIANPPFFEGLTPEAGEVAPINNLRIVGKFGDSVTTDHISPAGAIGKDTPAGKYLREKGVEPRDFNSYGSRRGNHEVMMRGTFANIRIKNQIAPGTEGGFTTYWPTNEVMAIFDACMKYKEQGTGLMVIAGKDYGMGSSRDWAAKGTNLLGIKTVIAESFERIHRSNLVLMGVLPLQFKDGENAETLGLTGRESFDVQIDEKVRPRDIITVTATDEDGNKKTFEALVRFDSEVEIDYYRHGGILQMVLRDKLKA from the coding sequence ATGTCAAACCAAGATGTTTTTAACGCCCGCAGTTCATTTGAAGTTGACGGGAAACGCTATCATTACTATAGTCTGGAAGCATTGGAAAAGGCTGGAATCGGCAAGGTATCAAAACTACCTTACTCCGTAAAGGTTTTGCTTGAATCCGTACTCCGCCAGCATGATGGCTTTGTGATTACAAAAGAGCATGTTGAAAATCTAGCAAAATGGGGAACTAGCGAAGTTAAAGAAGTGGATGTGCCTTTCAAGCCTTCACGTGTCATTCTCCAGGACTTCACTGGTGTACCAGCAGTCGTTGACCTTGCATCACTTAGAAAAGCAATGGCTGACATGGGTGGAGACCCGCAAAAAATCAATCCTGAAAAGCCGGTTGATCTTGTAATTGACCACTCTGTACAGGTTGATAAATACGGAACTCCAGATGCACTAAATGTAAATATGGAACTTGAATTCGAGCGTAATGCTGAGCGTTACCAGTTCTTAAGCTGGGCACAGAAAGCATTCGATAACTACCGTGCTGTTCCGCCAGCAACAGGTATCGTGCACCAGGTTAACCTTGAGTATCTTGCAAACGTTGTCCACGCTGTAGAAAATGCAGATGGAGAATTTGAAACTTTCCCAGATTCATTGGTAGGAACTGACTCACATACTACTATGATCAACGGTATTGGCGTTCTTGGATGGGGTGTAGGCGGTATCGAAGCGGAAGCTGGAATGCTTGGCCAGCCTTCATACTTCCCAGTTCCAGAAGTAGTAGGGGTGAAATTAGTAGGAGATATGCCGAATGGCGCCACTGCAACTGACCTTGCACTTAAAGTGACTCAGGTTCTTCGCAGCAAAGGTGTTGTTGGCAAATTCGTCGAGTTCTTCGGACCTGGCGTCGTAACACTTCCACTTGCTGACCGTGCGACAGTTGCCAACATGGCACCAGAATACGGAGCAACTTGCGGATTCTTCCCAGTTGACGGAGAAGCATTGGATTACATGCGTTTAACCGGCCGCACAGAAGATCACATTAAAGTGGTTGAGGCATACTGCAAGGAGAACGGACTATTCTTTGATCCTGCATTAGAGCCAGTTTATACAGATGTTGTAGAAATCAATCTTTCAGAAATCGAAGCTAACCTATCCGGTCCAAAGCGTCCACAAGATTTGATTCCGCTTTCTGCTATGCAGAAATCCTTCAAGGAAGCATTGACTGCTCCGGCAGGAAACCAGGGATTCGGCTTAGATAAGAAAGAAATCGAAAAAGAAGCTGTTGTTGAGTTTGCTAATGGCGATAAAACAACAATGAAGACTGGTGCAATTGCCATTGCGGCGATCACTAGCTGTACAAATACATCTAATCCGTACGTTCTTGTAGGTGCAGGTTTGGTTGCTAAAAAAGCTGTTGAACTTGGAATGGAAGTTCCTAAGTTCGTTAAAACTTCATTGGCACCTGGTTCAAAGGTTGTAACTGGATACCTTCGTGATTCAGAATTGCTTCCTTACCTTGAATCTCTTGGTTTCAACCTTGTAGGGTATGGATGTACGACATGTATCGGTAACTCCGGTCCATTAAAGCCGGAAATCGAGAAGTCTGTTGCTGAAAGTGACCTTCTTGTTACTTCTGTTCTTTCCGGTAACCGTAACTTCGAAGGACGTATTCACCCGCTTGTAAAAGCAAACTACCTGGCTTCACCTCCATTGGTTGTTGCATATGCTCTTGCAGGAACAGTGGACGTCGATCTTCAGAATGACCCTATCGGTAAAGACAAAGATGGAAACGATGTATTCTTCAAAGATATCTGGCCATCAACTGAAGAAGTGAACGAAGTCGTTCACCGAGTTGTAACTCCAGAGCTATTCCGCAGAGAGTATGAAACTGTGTTCACTGATAATGAAAAGTGGAACGAGATTCAAACAAATAGCGATCCACTTTATACATTTGATGAAGACTCAACTTATATCGCAAACCCGCCATTCTTTGAAGGGTTGACTCCAGAGGCTGGGGAAGTTGCTCCAATAAACAACTTACGTATTGTTGGTAAGTTCGGTGATTCTGTAACAACTGACCATATTTCTCCTGCAGGTGCGATCGGCAAAGATACACCAGCTGGAAAATACCTGCGTGAAAAGGGTGTAGAACCTCGCGATTTCAACTCATACGGCTCACGCCGTGGTAACCACGAAGTCATGATGCGCGGAACATTCGCAAACATCCGTATCAAGAACCAAATTGCTCCTGGCACAGAAGGCGGCTTCACGACTTACTGGCCAACGAACGAAGTCATGGCTATCTTTGATGCTTGCATGAAGTACAAAGAGCAGGGCACTGGCCTGATGGTTATCGCAGGCAAAGATTACGGTATGGGATCATCCCGTGACTGGGCTGCGAAGGGTACCAACCTATTAGGAATCAAGACTGTTATTGCTGAAAGCTTCGAGCGTATCCACCGTTCAAACCTTGTATTGATGGGAGTACTGCCACTTCAATTCAAAGATGGTG